Genomic window (Nicotiana sylvestris chromosome 7, ASM39365v2, whole genome shotgun sequence):
GACAACGATTCAAACAGTAAGTCTATCTTGTTACTTTTAAGAAGAAGTGCTACCAAATCCATAAAATAGAAACTTCCCATAGACTAGCGTATGATGTGTTAAGGCACATAAACATTGGACATCTGAATAAACTTAGCATTGTAGCAAAGATACTTCAAAAAGTAAAATGAAGTGAGACAGAGGACCTAAAATACAGAGAATTTACAAATAGGTCTGAATTGGAAGGTCAAACAAAAGAGGATCTTGCAATTCCAGTACTAAGCTTCATATTACCAGTATAGTAACCGTGTAAAGGACcacccggtgcactaagctcctgctaCGCGTAGGGTCAATGAAAGAGCCGGACCACAGGGATCTATTGTACAgtcttaccttgcatttctgcacGAGACTATTACAAAGGCTCGAActtgtgacctcctggtcacatggcagcaactttaccaccAGTTACGCCAAGACTCTTCAGTACACTATGTTTAATCGTCTGACTTCATGATTCCAGGGAACTTTTCATCAGTACACTATTTACAAAGGATAAAATTCTCTCCAGTACAATCACACAATCAGAGTGATGTTTTAAGCAGCTTGTTTTAAATCTTTTCTTCATATATCTGAAATTTCATGAGTAAAACAAAATAGAACTGCAAACTCAAAGTGTTTAGGGATATACCTGTTTGGTGCAACCAGGAGTTTCATCAGCAGGATAGAAATAAACCACAACAGGTTTGCCTTTAAACTTGGAAAGGCTCACATTTTTACCATCTTGATCTTTCAATGTGAATGGTGGAGGCACTGTACCTTTGTTCACCTACAAACATCCAACAACATACACAGAGAAGAAAAGAAATCAAGAAAACACTAATAAAATGGAAAAGCAATAAGAGAAGGTAACAAATGCAATGCAATTTAGATTACCTTAGCAACAATGGAAGTtttaatagaagaagaagaagaagaaggggttGAAAAAGAAGGTGAATTATGGACTTTAAGACCATAAAACTGAGATTGTGATGATCTGGAAACAATGGTGAGATTCTGGGAAATGGGGTTTTTTGGGGTTTGATTGTGGAGCAGAGAAGGGAAAGTATACTTTACAGAAATGGAAAGAGAAGCCATTTTGGAATATGTGATAAGATAAAGGTGTGTCCCTTGCTGAAGAAAGACAACACTGAGCTGCTTGTTATTGTAGAGTAGATTTCAAGATTGTTGATTTTGTATAGTTAAGACAGTGTGTGCATGTGAGCGAAAGATGAGATGGGGTTTTTGACGTGGAGCATTGTTCACCCCCAATATCCGATTACTGACGGTACGGTCTAAATATTAATTTCCTTTTCCTTTTGCTCTTTTTATAATGGAAAAGAAGTTTAAATTTATTGGAAGATTTGGAGATTAATAAGAATATAAGAAACGATATTCGTAAATACAATACTAGAGATCATAAAGACAAATTATTTAATTCTATTCTCTTTGTAAGTGGGTATAACAGATCTTTTTCTTCAAGTTTATACTTTTTTGGTTTTCATCCGCTGTCCGATATCCGTATTGGAGCATGACTATATCCGTATTCGCGTCACGTAGTGTCCCAATCGGGAGGAAGTGCTCCCTACCAAGTATTCAAACCCAAGACTTCTCGTTAAGTAAAGAACAGACCCATCCGCGGCCCCAATGGTCAAGTTTATCATTAACTAGTAAATTTGTCGCGCTTCGCGCGGTTATAGAAGATCTCATCAAATTCATTAAAATATTGAAGATATTTTAACAACTCTTTTTGTCTCAAAATATAAATCGattatatttcaaattttaattCGTCTTTACTACTCACCTAAGTCTTATATTGATATTTGTTATGACTATGGAGATTGTTAGTAAAGTTTTTGAGTCTAATCGTTAGAGACGAAACCATGATTTCAAGCTTATGAGTTCGAAATTCTAATTGTTAAAAGTTACTTGGTTCTAAATTAATcatttatacatattcaatgaattttATAAGACAAACACAGGGTACGAATCAAAATTATTGAATTCGACCGAATCCGAAGCCGACACTCTACCTTCGCCACTGCTAATCGCACGAGAATTCAAGGGGCTTAAGCTCATTTAATAATCATATGCAAAAGCAATGGTATTAAAAGTCATACTCATCAAACTGATTAATAACAATAATTTCCGTAAGAGAACACAAAATGTACAAATGACATGATTGCATAACTCGAAAatgttttcaattttaaaatgttgataaatacatcaaaatcattaatccacacaaaaataacaaaaagaagaCAATTTGGTATCAAGCTAGGGACTTGTTACTTATCACAAAAAAATACACCCTATTAGCGTATTAAGTCCTCATCAAATAGAAATATAATAAAGTATAATAAAAATACTTCACTTTTCAATTCTATTTTATAGTTTGGATTGTCCAAAAAATATGGTCATATTTTCTCTACTTAGATCCTACACTCTAGATAATTATTTAAAGAAAAGGTCCACCGAGTTGAtgcaatttcaaaagtaaaattgttttctaCATAATTCAAATTGTTTCTTAATATTTGATTATTATGAGACCGACATTTCATGGAAGAAAGACTTATGACTTTCAAAAATGTTACTTTGACTTGAACTTTTCCAAGTATAATTAAATTTCAACTGTTACCTTAATATTATTCCCAAATAAAATGAGATGGCTCAATTGGGACATAGTAGTAAACTACATTGTTCAATAACTTTGGCATAATGAATAATTACTTTATCACAACTACAACAAACTTAGCCCGAAGTACGACAACAAAAACTATAGGACATCCATATATCAAAATCGTCAAAATCTAACAAAACATGCAAAGTTCGATTGATTAGAAAGTAATAATTCCTTTTTCTTGATGTACATCATTTTGTAACGGTTCAAGTACTactatttaaataaagaaaagcaatAAAATATTCTGACAAACGCTTCTCCTAACATACATATTTATACAAAAAAAATTGTGTTATTTACAAATAAGTAAAAAGTAATTCTTAAGATAAACAAATGACAATTACATCACACTAAAGAGGATGTGCAATACAATTCAATATCTATCTTAGACATGCATATCCTACCTAACTAACTGTTCCGTTTTTTGGTCTTTCAAAGTATCAAACTATAATTCTTCAAGAACAATTCATCATGTTGATCCAACCATTTAAGAAAATCACATCCCCAAACCCTGCGACAAAACTCaaacaaattcaaaaaaactGATTAAAAAACTTTTCAGTTGGAGCATCAACAGAATTCAACAATAAAAATTCAGATAAAACTTCGTGAATAAAGATTTCTAAAACACCAATTAAACTTACATGAAATATCATTAAGCATAAACATAATTAAGATTCTAGTTATTAATATTGCATAAAGTCATTCATGTTTTATCAACTTGATGAACCTTATGATATGCAAATTTCGCACAAAATGAAACTACTAACTACCGGtaaaaattattattacaaaataaagaaaacaataactgagttttttttcttaaaattgaTTAACGATATAGTGGCTCGTGGGCATTCTGAGATTTAGGTCTCAATTGCATTATGACCTCATTATTAAGCTTTCTTAACCAAAGATGGTGACATCTACAAAACAAAATAATTCAAAATCAACAAAATATCAATAAAGTTGTAATTAATTcgcaatcaaaaataaaataaaattgaatGCTTGGAACAATATCATATACTACAATCGTTATAAAATATGTTTATAATTAAGTTACGATAAAAGGGTATTCACCTCAGCGGTGCTTAGGATAATTAATGGATACACATGATATAATCTTCCTTTCGCTATTAATTTCAATAGaatgattaaaaaaaaatagcTTTCTCTCATCTTGTATCTGATAGACTTGGTAAAAAGTATCTATTGTTGAACCAAGTGAACATTCACTTGAAACAGAAATATCAACTTAGTTTGAAGAAATTTTAACTTTGAGAATTAACTAAATCACTATCATACAATGATAAATACACATTGTCAAATATAGCGTAACAGAGATCTTAGATGGTCCGTCAAATTGTACGATCTCTCAACATCTTTCTGATCTATGCTACATTTCATCTTGCAAGCATCAATCATAGACGAAACTTCATTTTTAAcagaaacaaacaaaactatatatagTAGCCAACTTAAAGTTGTTGTTCACTTAAATATGATAATGGACAATCAAAGTACATTTAAAAGAATTTAGCACCCGCTATGTGCCTTCTGCTAACTTTTCTTGCAATGACTACTGTTTTTGTTCAAAATTTTGAAAGGAAAAGAACTCAAAAACCTTATTGCAGTCCCACATAGACACACTTATATTAGATACTAACATATGCTTTTCTTTAAAGTATTTATAAGGAACaaaataatatacatatatatatatatatatatattgtggcCCAAATATACCAACTCTCAAAATCATAAGACAAAATACAGTCTTGTTTTAGCAATCAAAAGAAAACAAACGAAAAGTAGGCAGAATGGAAAAAGTCTGTTACAACTTGGATGCCTTATAATAATTTCTCTTGCTTGTCCACTATTTTTTaagagaatttttcataaagcaccaTCTTTTTGATTTAATTAGTCAtttatagatatcatttgctatattacgtgttatagataccttttatgtttttatacaatgtatttcatgtatt
Coding sequences:
- the LOC104245291 gene encoding peroxiredoxin Q, chloroplastic-like, whose translation is MASLSISVKYTFPSLLHNQTPKNPISQNLTIVSRSSQSQFYGLKVHNSPSFSTPSSSSSSIKTSIVAKVNKGTVPPPFTLKDQDGKNVSLSKFKGKPVVVYFYPADETPGCTKQACAFRDSYEKFKKAGAEVVGISGDDSASHKAFAKKYRLPFTLLCDEGNKVRKEWGIPGDLFGTLPGRQTYVLDKNGVVQLIYNNQFQPEKHIDETLKLLQSL